One window of the Paenibacillus beijingensis genome contains the following:
- a CDS encoding ABC transporter substrate-binding protein, translating to MGRGKVKSLLVGTLGTLILVTSACGNSGGDNTSESTGEGGQSAAKQVTLQFWTISLQPKFNDFFNGLIDKYEQSHPGVTVDWKDYPYDAIQSKLLATAAGGDAPDVVNLNTEFANQLATKGALADLTSLVGDDVKSSFFDGIFNSTVFDGKPYALPWYTGTQVLYMNKSLLQKAGLDPANPPKTKEELYDWSRQIKAKAGAAGFATQFAANLFPSEGVPILDADRQKAAFDSEDGIAAVAELKKLVDEGVILKDDANFDKQIQYYSSEQVAFELSGPSFINFLKTAAPDVYNNTVAVPLPTGKGDLRYSNSMNVVVPKGSKNPQQAAEFAAFITNAENQTAFSKDSNTLPSTKESIKDPFFSQSDNTLESQAKIASAQSLDKAQEYFLGVPMASDINSAIARELQKIMLDGGDVKAGVDSAANQVNDIIASGS from the coding sequence ATGGGAAGAGGAAAAGTCAAAAGTCTGCTGGTCGGTACGCTTGGGACGCTTATTCTGGTTACGAGCGCATGCGGAAATTCCGGAGGTGATAATACTTCCGAAAGTACCGGTGAAGGCGGACAATCCGCGGCCAAGCAGGTGACGCTGCAGTTCTGGACCATTTCGCTGCAGCCGAAGTTCAACGATTTTTTCAACGGGCTGATCGACAAGTATGAGCAATCCCATCCCGGCGTCACGGTTGATTGGAAGGACTATCCTTATGATGCGATCCAAAGCAAGCTGCTGGCGACGGCTGCCGGCGGAGATGCTCCCGACGTGGTTAACTTGAACACGGAGTTTGCCAACCAGCTTGCGACCAAAGGTGCGCTTGCAGACTTGACGAGTCTTGTGGGCGACGATGTAAAAAGCAGTTTTTTTGACGGCATATTCAACTCCACCGTATTCGACGGGAAGCCGTACGCGCTGCCGTGGTATACCGGCACACAGGTGCTTTACATGAATAAAAGTTTGCTGCAAAAAGCCGGCCTCGATCCTGCGAATCCGCCAAAAACGAAAGAAGAGCTGTACGACTGGTCGCGGCAAATCAAGGCAAAGGCCGGAGCGGCAGGCTTCGCAACCCAGTTCGCGGCCAACCTGTTCCCGAGCGAAGGCGTGCCGATTCTGGATGCGGACCGCCAGAAAGCCGCTTTCGACAGCGAAGACGGCATTGCCGCGGTCGCGGAATTGAAAAAGCTCGTCGACGAGGGAGTTATCCTTAAGGACGATGCGAACTTCGACAAGCAGATCCAATACTACTCCAGCGAGCAGGTGGCCTTCGAGCTGTCCGGTCCTTCGTTCATTAACTTCCTGAAGACCGCGGCGCCGGATGTCTACAATAACACGGTGGCGGTGCCGCTGCCGACGGGCAAAGGCGATTTGCGCTATTCCAACTCGATGAACGTCGTCGTGCCGAAAGGATCCAAAAATCCGCAGCAGGCGGCTGAATTTGCCGCATTTATTACGAATGCCGAGAATCAAACCGCATTTTCCAAAGACTCCAACACGCTGCCGTCGACGAAGGAATCGATTAAGGACCCGTTCTTTTCCCAATCGGATAATACGCTGGAATCGCAGGCGAAGATCGCCTCCGCGCAGAGCCTGGACAAAGCGCAGGAGTATTTCCTTGGTGTCCCGATGGCTTCCGATATCAACAGCGCAATCGCCCGTGAGCTGCAAAAAATTATGCTGGACGGAGGCGACGTGAAAGCGGGCGTGGATTCGGCGGCCAACCAGGTCAACGACATTATCGCCAGCGGCAGCTAA
- a CDS encoding MFS transporter: MIHGASDIKQKARLSNKWLILANVTFGTFMSTLDASIANVALPTISSDIGVPITIAQWVLTSYLLTICAILPVMGKISDIFGRTRVYNYGFLLFAAGSAMCGLSESFGTLIVARVLQALGAASLMSNSQAIIAETFASGGRGRAIGITGTMVSLGALTGPGIGGILVDRLGWPSIFWINVPIGLIGFIVGLFILPRSGKQRRVGPFDYIGSALFIAGSISFLYTVSNGQAWGWSSAATITGGAFAAALLTGFGLWERRTANPMMDFTLYRVPAFAIGNVTAFLSFVAMFFTNVMMPFYMQKVLGYSAELTGYTMMLYPLTMAVIAPFSGWLSDRIGSSLLTTLGLSVNALGFGLLTTLSTHESPWAVGLHLCLFGLGGGLFQSPNNSSVLGSVPPAKLGTAGGLNALVRNVGMVLGTSFSVSLYSTRLYHLSDGSPAPAAEAMMASLHTVFWTAMGICLLALLVSTRRLFIQKI; the protein is encoded by the coding sequence ATGATTCATGGCGCAAGCGACATCAAACAAAAAGCCAGGCTCTCAAACAAGTGGCTCATCCTCGCCAATGTAACTTTCGGCACGTTCATGTCGACTTTGGACGCCAGCATTGCCAATGTCGCCCTGCCGACCATTTCAAGCGACATAGGCGTACCGATTACAATCGCGCAATGGGTGCTGACCTCTTACCTGCTCACCATATGCGCGATCCTTCCCGTAATGGGCAAAATATCCGATATTTTCGGGCGGACACGGGTGTACAATTACGGGTTTCTGCTGTTTGCCGCCGGTTCGGCCATGTGCGGCCTTTCCGAATCGTTCGGGACGCTTATCGTTGCACGTGTGCTGCAAGCGCTCGGGGCGGCCAGCCTCATGTCGAACAGTCAGGCTATCATTGCGGAAACGTTCGCCTCGGGCGGCCGGGGACGCGCGATCGGCATTACAGGCACGATGGTGTCGCTCGGTGCGCTCACCGGACCCGGAATCGGAGGCATCCTCGTCGACCGGCTCGGCTGGCCTTCGATTTTTTGGATCAATGTGCCGATCGGTCTGATCGGGTTCATCGTAGGCTTATTCATTCTTCCGCGCAGCGGCAAGCAGCGCCGGGTCGGGCCGTTCGACTATATCGGCTCCGCTTTGTTCATAGCAGGCAGCATTTCGTTCCTCTACACGGTGTCGAACGGTCAAGCCTGGGGCTGGTCCTCGGCAGCGACAATAACCGGAGGCGCATTCGCCGCCGCGCTCCTGACCGGCTTCGGACTGTGGGAGAGACGGACCGCCAATCCGATGATGGACTTCACCCTGTACCGGGTTCCCGCCTTTGCCATCGGAAATGTAACGGCATTCTTGTCGTTTGTCGCCATGTTTTTCACCAATGTGATGATGCCTTTCTATATGCAAAAGGTGCTTGGCTACAGCGCCGAGCTTACCGGCTACACGATGATGCTTTATCCGCTGACGATGGCTGTTATCGCCCCTTTTTCCGGGTGGCTGTCGGACCGGATCGGTTCAAGTCTTCTCACCACGCTCGGCCTGTCGGTGAACGCGCTCGGCTTCGGACTGCTCACCACACTTTCGACACACGAGAGTCCCTGGGCCGTCGGGCTGCACTTGTGTCTGTTCGGTCTCGGCGGCGGACTGTTTCAGTCGCCCAACAATTCCAGCGTGCTTGGCTCCGTGCCGCCGGCGAAGCTGGGTACGGCGGGCGGGCTGAACGCGCTGGTGCGCAACGTCGGTATGGTCCTCGGCACTTCCTTTTCCGTCTCGCTTTATTCGACACGGCTGTACCACTTGTCGGACGGAAGCCCGGCGCCGGCGGCAGAAGCAATGATGGCCAGCCTTCATACTGTTTTTTGGACGGCCATGGGAATTTGTCTGCTGGCGCTGCTCGTGTCCACAAGACGGCTGTTCATCCAAAAAATATAA
- a CDS encoding aldose 1-epimerase → MSQCSAFEGIYQGDRAIYLRADRYEAVMLPEIGGNLIAFRDVESGYRFLREPEMGEMERFRQNPGVWGIPVLFPPNRYEDGKFPWNGKMYQLPVNEPETGNRLHGFVHGIPWEMEQYGHSGRESFVVVALNVDEHHPVYRYLPFRFKIQLRYSLSADGLCQHLKIRNYGEETMPCLLAFHTAINAPFVPGSRAQDYRVKLTIGSRWELNERKLPTGILQPLSLQEELLRDEGIYPFYEAMDNHYTAVPRNGRNRMELTDIRLGITLVYDVGTSYKQWMFWNNSATEGFFCPEPQINLVNAPNTDLPADEIGLFSLAPGEIWEEVGRLYMK, encoded by the coding sequence ATGAGTCAGTGCAGCGCTTTTGAGGGGATATACCAGGGCGATAGAGCGATTTATTTGCGGGCGGACCGGTATGAGGCGGTCATGCTTCCCGAAATCGGCGGCAACCTGATCGCATTTCGCGATGTGGAAAGCGGTTACCGTTTTTTGCGCGAACCCGAAATGGGCGAAATGGAGAGGTTCAGGCAAAATCCGGGCGTATGGGGAATTCCGGTGCTGTTTCCGCCGAACCGCTATGAAGACGGAAAGTTTCCTTGGAACGGCAAGATGTACCAGCTTCCCGTTAATGAACCGGAGACCGGCAACCGTCTGCACGGTTTCGTGCACGGGATCCCTTGGGAAATGGAACAGTACGGCCACAGCGGCCGCGAAAGTTTTGTCGTCGTCGCTCTGAACGTCGATGAGCATCATCCCGTCTACCGCTACCTGCCGTTCCGCTTCAAAATCCAGCTTCGCTACAGCCTCAGCGCGGACGGACTGTGCCAGCACCTGAAGATCCGCAACTATGGCGAAGAAACGATGCCCTGTCTGCTTGCCTTTCATACCGCAATCAATGCGCCGTTTGTCCCGGGGAGCAGAGCTCAGGACTACCGCGTCAAGCTGACGATCGGCAGCCGCTGGGAGCTGAATGAACGCAAACTGCCGACCGGAATATTACAGCCGCTTTCATTGCAGGAGGAACTGCTTCGGGACGAGGGCATATATCCGTTTTACGAAGCGATGGACAATCATTATACCGCGGTTCCCCGCAACGGCCGCAACCGGATGGAGCTGACGGACATCAGACTCGGAATTACGCTTGTGTACGATGTCGGCACCTCGTACAAGCAGTGGATGTTCTGGAACAACTCCGCCACCGAAGGCTTCTTCTGTCCCGAGCCGCAAATCAATCTCGTTAACGCTCCGAATACCGACCTGCCGGCCGACGAAATCGGATTGTTTTCGCTCGCTCCGGGCGAAATATGGGAGGAAGTCGGGCGTTTGTATATGAAATAG
- a CDS encoding ABC transporter permease has product MIKSLIVKEIKLVLKEKGTFFWLLLLPMLFIVLFGSILGNMGSSSSITIAYIDQDGSEHSAAFLKTLADKSGYTLESHPAADYDNQVSEIRKGNGTALLVVPKGFGEGLGSGASSVNLELYRDATADATIAPLRAVLENLASGYKEARVNAALAEAGRTQSQIDNLQTAPFGVNDHRENAESYDAISQVVPGYTVMFVFFVNISMIRRFMTDRESGMTARLRTTAMKPISYLIGMWVPYALIAIVQCTVLLGFGHFVYGLKLGDVGAVAVLVVVLALCGTAIGLMLAMIVSSENMGMAFTQIITMGGAALGGLWVPTAYMPKVVQLIGKFTPQYWAQVGLQNIMIRGSHLAGVWISLVVLGGIAVVALAVALGRYKAFLKTAVA; this is encoded by the coding sequence ATGATTAAAAGTTTAATCGTGAAAGAAATTAAGCTCGTTTTGAAGGAAAAAGGAACTTTTTTCTGGCTGCTACTGCTGCCGATGCTTTTCATCGTACTGTTTGGATCGATATTGGGTAATATGGGCAGCAGCAGCTCCATCACTATCGCATATATCGACCAGGACGGCAGCGAGCATTCGGCCGCCTTTCTGAAGACGCTGGCGGATAAGAGCGGATATACACTGGAGAGTCATCCGGCAGCCGATTACGACAACCAGGTAAGCGAGATCCGCAAGGGCAATGGAACGGCGCTGCTCGTTGTACCCAAAGGGTTCGGAGAGGGGCTGGGCAGCGGCGCAAGCAGCGTCAATCTGGAGCTGTACCGCGACGCGACGGCCGATGCGACCATCGCACCGCTGCGGGCGGTGCTTGAAAATCTCGCTTCCGGCTACAAGGAAGCGCGCGTCAATGCGGCGCTGGCCGAAGCGGGCCGGACGCAATCGCAGATCGACAACCTGCAGACTGCGCCGTTCGGGGTTAACGATCACCGCGAAAATGCGGAATCGTACGATGCGATTTCGCAGGTGGTGCCGGGGTATACGGTCATGTTCGTCTTTTTCGTCAACATCAGCATGATCCGGCGGTTTATGACCGACCGCGAAAGCGGCATGACGGCGCGCCTGCGCACGACGGCCATGAAGCCGATCAGCTATCTGATCGGAATGTGGGTCCCTTATGCACTTATTGCGATCGTCCAGTGCACGGTGCTGCTCGGCTTCGGACATTTCGTCTACGGCCTGAAGCTGGGTGACGTCGGCGCGGTTGCGGTGCTCGTAGTTGTGCTGGCGCTTTGCGGGACGGCGATCGGTCTCATGCTGGCGATGATCGTCAGCAGCGAAAACATGGGCATGGCGTTTACCCAGATCATTACGATGGGAGGCGCGGCGCTCGGCGGCTTATGGGTGCCGACCGCCTACATGCCGAAGGTTGTGCAGCTGATCGGGAAATTTACGCCGCAATATTGGGCGCAGGTCGGACTGCAAAATATTATGATCCGCGGCTCACATCTGGCCGGGGTATGGATCTCCCTCGTGGTGCTCGGCGGCATTGCCGTTGTGGCGCTGGCCGTTGCTTTGGGGCGGTATAAAGCTTTTTTGAAAACGGCGGTGGCGTAA
- a CDS encoding ABC transporter ATP-binding protein has product MNYAVDLQGLHKTYGGKTALEDITLQVKEGSCYGLLGPNGAGKSTTMKLLSGLIQPDRGTASVFGKDVLRGDESVKELIGYVPQSITLYEKLSALDNLTFFGELYGVRGAELKRRIEAVLEKVGLAERAKDPVAEFSGGMKRRINIAAALLHKPKLIIMDEPTVGIDPQSRNHIFEMIRGLNRDGVTVLYSTHYMEEVEALCDELAIIDHGKVLTEGTLDGVLSRHGAHAVYVESEPFVEAPVFAGVGAASAQGKGWVVETEEPLQALARIAAGCQEQGVTVKQLEIVRPSLETVFLSLTGTTLRDT; this is encoded by the coding sequence GTGAATTACGCGGTGGATTTGCAGGGACTGCACAAAACGTACGGCGGCAAAACGGCGTTGGAAGACATTACGCTGCAGGTGAAGGAAGGGAGCTGCTACGGCCTGCTCGGGCCTAACGGAGCGGGGAAATCGACGACGATGAAGCTGTTGTCGGGGCTGATTCAACCGGATCGCGGTACGGCCAGCGTATTCGGGAAAGATGTGCTGCGCGGAGACGAGAGTGTAAAAGAGCTGATCGGCTATGTGCCCCAGTCCATTACGCTGTATGAGAAATTAAGCGCCCTCGATAACCTGACCTTTTTCGGCGAGTTATACGGGGTGCGCGGGGCGGAGCTGAAACGGCGGATCGAGGCGGTGCTGGAGAAGGTCGGACTGGCGGAGCGGGCGAAAGATCCCGTGGCCGAGTTTTCCGGCGGCATGAAGCGCCGCATTAACATTGCGGCCGCGCTGCTTCATAAGCCAAAGCTCATTATTATGGACGAACCGACTGTCGGTATCGATCCGCAGTCGCGCAATCATATTTTCGAAATGATCCGCGGCTTAAACCGGGATGGCGTAACCGTCCTGTACTCCACCCACTACATGGAGGAGGTTGAAGCGCTGTGCGATGAGCTGGCGATTATCGACCACGGCAAGGTGCTGACGGAGGGGACGCTTGATGGCGTTCTGAGCCGCCACGGAGCCCACGCCGTTTACGTGGAAAGCGAACCGTTCGTTGAGGCGCCCGTATTTGCCGGAGTTGGCGCGGCTTCGGCGCAGGGCAAAGGCTGGGTGGTCGAAACGGAAGAGCCGCTTCAAGCATTGGCCCGGATTGCGGCAGGCTGCCAGGAGCAAGGCGTGACCGTCAAGCAGCTGGAAATCGTTCGGCCGTCGCTTGAAACGGTGTTCCTGTCTCTGACCGGCACGACGCTGCGGGACACGTAA
- a CDS encoding ABC transporter permease subunit: MKYLFRHELGKYYYHLFNSDSSGRRWKWIYASVFAALVLITVTILGYRGNFKPEWLLFASYGFPFAAYGLGWQSIKREIERNTIGWWITLPYSRSKLLGAKYAATTLYIFALYFVYYAAVLLLAGYHVLLFGGAGGIFTDLLLGSRFFVLVIIGAIPFMVAFGVFMGCVLISKLKPLSPILWVFVGLSGNVFSWLSVLMFNGNVADFTAVPKPLSVVAYLLAAWALSALLIAASAATLNRLLVLKQS, from the coding sequence ATGAAATATTTGTTCCGCCATGAGCTGGGAAAGTACTACTACCACTTATTCAATTCTGATTCCTCCGGCAGACGGTGGAAATGGATTTACGCTTCGGTATTTGCGGCGTTAGTTCTTATCACCGTTACGATCCTTGGGTACCGGGGCAACTTCAAACCGGAATGGCTGTTGTTTGCGTCTTACGGATTTCCGTTTGCGGCATATGGTTTGGGCTGGCAGAGCATTAAACGGGAGATCGAGCGGAATACGATCGGCTGGTGGATCACGCTTCCTTATTCCCGCTCGAAACTGCTGGGAGCCAAATACGCGGCCACTACTCTGTACATTTTTGCTTTGTATTTCGTCTACTATGCGGCTGTGCTGCTGCTCGCCGGTTATCACGTGCTCTTGTTCGGGGGAGCGGGCGGCATATTTACGGATCTGCTGCTTGGAAGCCGGTTTTTCGTTCTTGTCATTATAGGGGCCATTCCTTTTATGGTTGCGTTCGGGGTGTTTATGGGCTGCGTCTTGATTTCGAAGCTGAAGCCCCTTTCTCCCATCCTGTGGGTTTTCGTCGGTTTGTCCGGCAATGTGTTCAGCTGGCTGAGCGTTCTGATGTTTAACGGAAACGTAGCAGACTTTACGGCAGTACCGAAGCCGCTGAGCGTCGTTGCTTACTTGCTTGCGGCGTGGGCGCTGTCGGCGCTGCTCATCGCCGCTTCGGCGGCAACGCTCAACCGGCTGCTCGTGTTGAAACAAAGTTAA
- a CDS encoding ABC transporter ATP-binding protein has product MSGDAFIVKSDHIVKTYRGKRVLSDVTLRIPENSITAVLGPNGAGKSTLLRIIVGMVQPEAGSIEVLGQKPGWALNRHIAYLPDRASWYPHHDVTQAVEWGHMMLPGFNADWAWELLEQMNLEPSMPVAGMSKGQEARLMLALCMARDVPLIVLDEPFSGIDLLSREKIIAVLIDSLAERGQSVIMNTHEIVETESLFDYAVFLDSGQVMLASEVERLRQERGSVENVYRELYR; this is encoded by the coding sequence GTGAGCGGCGATGCTTTTATCGTAAAATCTGACCATATCGTCAAAACGTATCGGGGCAAGCGCGTGCTGAGCGACGTCACGCTGCGCATTCCGGAAAACTCCATTACGGCTGTGCTCGGTCCGAACGGAGCCGGTAAATCGACGCTGCTGCGCATCATCGTCGGCATGGTGCAGCCTGAAGCGGGTTCAATCGAAGTGTTGGGACAAAAGCCCGGCTGGGCGCTTAATCGCCACATCGCTTACTTGCCCGACCGTGCCAGCTGGTACCCGCACCATGATGTGACGCAGGCTGTGGAGTGGGGGCACATGATGCTGCCCGGATTTAACGCCGATTGGGCGTGGGAGCTGCTCGAACAGATGAATTTGGAGCCTTCGATGCCGGTTGCGGGCATGTCCAAGGGACAGGAGGCGCGCTTAATGCTGGCGCTGTGTATGGCCCGCGACGTGCCGCTGATCGTGCTCGACGAGCCTTTTTCCGGAATCGATCTTTTATCGAGGGAAAAAATTATCGCGGTGCTCATTGATTCGCTCGCGGAGCGGGGACAGTCGGTCATTATGAATACGCACGAGATTGTGGAGACGGAAAGTCTCTTTGATTACGCGGTGTTTCTGGATAGCGGCCAGGTCATGCTCGCTTCGGAAGTGGAGCGGCTGCGGCAGGAGCGCGGCTCCGTCGAAAATGTGTACCGCGAGCTGTACCGATGA
- a CDS encoding GntR family transcriptional regulator, translating into MNDVQVGGMRLLLDLSQPLYEQVLDQVRSSIAKGEIALGDKIPSVREMAQALKINPNTVMRAYQELERDGLTQTRRGQGTFITTDADKVQEVRNGLAERAVDEFLGRMASLGFTLKDIERLIGRKGGDLK; encoded by the coding sequence TTGAATGATGTTCAGGTTGGCGGTATGAGGCTCTTGCTCGATTTGAGCCAACCCTTATACGAACAGGTCCTCGATCAAGTACGAAGTTCGATTGCGAAAGGGGAAATCGCTTTGGGCGACAAGATTCCGTCTGTGCGCGAGATGGCGCAGGCGCTCAAAATAAATCCGAATACGGTCATGCGGGCTTATCAGGAGCTGGAGCGGGACGGACTGACGCAGACGAGGCGGGGTCAAGGAACGTTTATCACGACGGACGCCGATAAAGTGCAGGAAGTCCGGAACGGCCTGGCCGAGCGGGCGGTCGATGAATTTTTGGGACGGATGGCAAGCTTGGGATTCACGCTGAAGGACATTGAACGGTTAATCGGCCGAAAAGGGGGGGATCTGAAGTGA
- a CDS encoding multidrug resistance efflux transporter family protein, which yields MPAILIGVLAAFFFAFTFVLNRSMELSGGSWIWSASLRYLFMVPLLLIIVIAKNNLKPLLYEMRKRPGTWLLWSFVGFGLFYAPICFASAYSPGWLIAGTWQITLISGSLLAPFFSEVIQTKNGPLKVRGTIPFKGLMMSLLILLGIIVMQIDQSKDISLADLLYGVVPVLIASFAYPLGNRKMMDVCEERLDAYQRVLGMTLASLPLWFILSLYGLFTAGMPSKEQTGQAALVALFSGVIATVLFFRATDMARGNMQQLASVEATQSFEVLFALLGELLFLSIPVPSPISWIGMFIVILGMILHSYAAHAKTKTNVQMIDQKAAQ from the coding sequence TTGCCAGCGATATTGATAGGAGTATTGGCCGCATTCTTTTTCGCCTTTACATTCGTGCTTAACCGGTCCATGGAATTGTCAGGCGGGAGCTGGATCTGGAGCGCGTCGCTGCGTTATCTCTTCATGGTTCCGCTGTTGCTCATTATTGTCATTGCTAAAAACAACCTCAAGCCGCTGTTGTACGAGATGCGTAAGCGGCCGGGAACGTGGCTGCTGTGGAGCTTTGTCGGGTTCGGGTTATTTTATGCACCCATATGTTTTGCGTCCGCGTATTCGCCGGGCTGGCTGATCGCCGGAACGTGGCAGATCACCCTTATTTCAGGTTCTTTGCTTGCGCCATTTTTTTCAGAAGTAATCCAGACGAAGAACGGTCCGTTGAAGGTGCGCGGAACCATTCCCTTTAAAGGCCTAATGATGTCTCTCCTCATATTGCTCGGGATTATTGTGATGCAAATTGATCAGTCCAAGGATATTTCGTTGGCCGACTTGTTGTACGGCGTCGTACCTGTCCTTATCGCTTCCTTTGCATACCCGCTTGGCAACCGCAAAATGATGGACGTCTGCGAGGAGCGGCTCGACGCCTATCAACGGGTGCTGGGGATGACGCTTGCCAGCTTGCCACTCTGGTTTATTCTGTCGTTGTACGGTTTGTTCACGGCAGGGATGCCGAGCAAAGAGCAAACCGGTCAAGCCGCTTTGGTTGCCCTTTTTTCGGGGGTTATAGCGACCGTTCTGTTTTTTAGAGCGACCGATATGGCGAGAGGAAATATGCAGCAGCTGGCTTCTGTTGAAGCGACGCAATCGTTTGAAGTGCTTTTTGCATTATTGGGAGAACTGCTGTTTTTATCGATACCGGTTCCTTCCCCTATATCCTGGATCGGGATGTTTATCGTCATTCTCGGCATGATTCTACACAGTTATGCCGCCCATGCCAAGACGAAAACAAACGTTCAAATGATCGACCAAAAAGCTGCCCAATGA
- a CDS encoding Gfo/Idh/MocA family protein, whose protein sequence is MKKMKVGIIGCGNISPIYFEAGRKFDILDIVACADMDEQKAKARAEEFGIAKACGVDELLADPEIELVINLTIPAAHADIHLQALRAGKHTYGEKPLAVSLEDGEAILALAKEKGLLVGVAPDTFLGGGIQTCRKLIDDGWIGRPVAATAFMVGSGPESWHPNPGFLYEAGAGPLFDMGPYYLTALINLIGPLQSVSGSARITSSERTITNGINYGQKIPVETPTHISATLDFAGGAVGTLITSFDVWGSQLPNIEIYGTEGTLVVPHPNFYDGPMLVKRKNHDGFTEIPLTHGYTENSRGLGVMDMACALQTGRAHRASGEMGYHVLEAMHGILLSSEEGRRYDMKSSCAKPAPLALGLPKNALDR, encoded by the coding sequence GTGAAAAAAATGAAAGTCGGCATTATCGGCTGCGGCAACATCAGTCCGATCTATTTCGAAGCGGGTCGCAAATTCGACATTCTCGACATCGTCGCCTGCGCCGATATGGACGAGCAGAAAGCGAAAGCGAGAGCGGAAGAGTTCGGCATCGCGAAAGCTTGCGGGGTGGATGAGCTGCTGGCCGATCCGGAGATCGAGCTCGTTATCAACTTGACGATTCCGGCCGCCCATGCGGACATTCATCTGCAAGCGCTGCGGGCGGGCAAACATACGTACGGCGAGAAACCGCTGGCCGTCTCCCTCGAAGACGGGGAGGCGATACTGGCGCTGGCAAAGGAGAAAGGGCTGCTTGTCGGCGTCGCGCCGGATACGTTCCTCGGCGGCGGCATTCAGACGTGCCGCAAGCTGATCGACGACGGCTGGATCGGGCGGCCGGTCGCCGCCACGGCGTTTATGGTCGGCAGCGGACCGGAGAGCTGGCACCCGAATCCTGGCTTCCTCTATGAGGCGGGCGCAGGTCCTCTTTTCGATATGGGACCGTATTATTTGACTGCGCTAATCAATCTGATCGGTCCGCTGCAGAGCGTCTCCGGTTCGGCACGCATCACCTCAAGCGAACGGACGATTACGAACGGCATCAACTACGGCCAAAAGATTCCGGTGGAGACGCCGACTCACATTTCGGCGACGCTCGATTTTGCGGGCGGCGCGGTCGGCACGCTGATCACGAGCTTTGACGTGTGGGGCTCGCAGCTGCCGAATATCGAAATTTACGGGACGGAAGGGACGCTCGTTGTGCCGCATCCGAACTTTTACGACGGTCCGATGCTCGTGAAGCGGAAGAACCACGACGGTTTTACGGAAATTCCGCTCACGCACGGCTACACCGAGAACAGCCGCGGCCTCGGCGTCATGGATATGGCCTGCGCGCTGCAAACCGGAAGGGCGCACCGCGCAAGCGGCGAGATGGGCTACCACGTGCTCGAAGCGATGCATGGTATATTGCTCTCGTCGGAGGAAGGAAGACGCTACGACATGAAAAGCAGCTGCGCAAAGCCGGCCCCGCTGGCGCTGGGACTGCCAAAAAACGCGCTGGATCGTTAG
- a CDS encoding sugar phosphate isomerase/epimerase family protein, with product MSTWKLGVQLWTLRSEMDKSIENTLQKAAEQGFQGVEFSHVTYDGVPAAKIRAMLADFGLAPIARHLGSYGAITDQLDREIEFSKELGCPYVVFSLMEQWRRDTESAWAQSMEDLARAGERCAEQGIGLCYHNHDFELREQIGGCPSLDVLLDTISSDYVKAELDAGWIHYGGYDPACYIRKYAGRVQMVHLKDVAVQPDGSALTVELGKGEVNLTKVAAAASEAGAEWLIYEQDYTQNPPFQAMETSMDWIRRNILQR from the coding sequence ATGTCAACTTGGAAACTGGGCGTTCAGCTGTGGACGCTGCGCAGCGAAATGGACAAAAGCATCGAAAACACGCTGCAAAAAGCAGCGGAACAAGGATTTCAGGGCGTCGAATTTTCCCATGTCACGTATGACGGCGTTCCGGCCGCGAAAATAAGAGCGATGCTCGCCGATTTCGGCTTGGCGCCGATTGCCCGGCATCTCGGCTCTTATGGGGCGATTACCGATCAGCTGGACCGTGAAATCGAGTTCAGCAAGGAGCTCGGCTGCCCGTATGTCGTCTTTTCCTTGATGGAGCAGTGGCGGCGCGATACCGAATCCGCCTGGGCGCAAAGCATGGAGGATTTGGCAAGGGCCGGCGAGCGGTGCGCGGAACAAGGGATCGGTCTGTGCTACCATAACCATGATTTCGAGCTGCGCGAGCAGATCGGCGGATGTCCGTCGCTGGATGTGCTGCTGGACACGATTTCGTCCGATTACGTCAAGGCCGAGCTGGATGCAGGCTGGATTCATTACGGCGGGTACGACCCGGCCTGCTATATCCGCAAATATGCGGGAAGAGTGCAGATGGTGCACTTGAAGGACGTGGCCGTGCAGCCGGACGGATCGGCCCTCACGGTCGAGCTTGGCAAAGGCGAGGTGAACTTGACCAAGGTGGCGGCTGCCGCTTCCGAAGCCGGCGCCGAGTGGCTGATCTATGAGCAGGACTACACGCAAAACCCGCCGTTTCAGGCAATGGAAACGAGTATGGACTGGATCCGCCGGAATATTTTGCAGCGTTAA